One segment of Ricinus communis isolate WT05 ecotype wild-type chromosome 8, ASM1957865v1, whole genome shotgun sequence DNA contains the following:
- the LOC8277229 gene encoding FCS-Like Zinc finger 8 → MADSALESHCQSDALGLKHISSSFFNFPGFFVGFGSRGSSESDSVRSPTSPLDFSFLSSLSNPFSLKSPRSPSQNGHQKNWNSSKVGLGIINLLADETKPPGVVLNSPKRKNIIFGSQVKTGYSVRSNSLPRDYMLLLLPKTKTLNRQLGKSNSEAVFGDEAVQLECKPFENSSPITLSPKSPLISKKFCSENRTTTITSLSFFDDGGTPTDDSLGTKSSSLPVPIGSSKGYVGSLSARDIELSEDYTCIISYGPNPKTTHIFGDCILECHTNELSNFDMGSELPQETNSPLPSDEFLSFCYTCKKKLETRDDIYMYRGEKAFCSFNCHSEEIFGEDETEKTYDNSPKSSSMSSYHEDLFLTSMPIAM, encoded by the exons TAGGTCTGAAACATATAAGCAGttcatttttcaattttccTGGTTTTTTTGTGGGGTTTGGTTCAAGAGGTTCATCAGAGTCTGACTCAGTTAGGAGTCCCACATCTCCTCTTGATTTTAGTTTCTTATCAAGTCTTAGTAACCCATTTAGCCTCAAGTCCCCAAGATCCCCGTCCCAAAATGGCCATCAAAAGAATTGGAATAGCAGTAAAGTTGGTCTTGGCATCATAAATTTACTTGCTGATGAGACCAAACCACCTGGTGTAGTTCTTAATTCTCCGAAGAGGAAGAATATAATCTTTGGATCACAGGTGAAGACTGGTTATTCTGTCAGATCTAACTCTTTGCCAAGAGACTACATGCTCTTGTTACTACCAAAAACCAAAACTCTGAACCGCCAATTAGGTAAATCAAATTCTGAAGCTGTATTTGGGGATGAGGCAGTCCAATTAGAATGTAAACCATTTGAAAACTCTTCTCCAATTACCTTATCCCCCAAATCCCCTTTGATTTCTAAAAAGTTCTGTTCAGAAAATAGAACAACTACTATTACAagtttatcattttttgaTGATGGAGGTACACCAACAGATGACTCTTTGGGGACCAAATCAAGTTCACTTCCAGTGCCCATTGGTTCTAGCAAAGGATATGTAGGTTCTCTCTCTGCACGTGATATTGAGCTTTCTGAGGATTATACCTGTATAATTTCTTATGGTCCAAACCCTAAAACAACTCACATTTTTGGTGACTGTATTTTGGAATGTCACACGAATGAGTTGTCCAATTTTGACATGGGATCTGAATTACCTCAAGAGACCAACTCTCCACTTCCGTCTGATGAGTTTTTGAGCTTCTGTTACACTTGCAAGAAAAAATTGGAGACCAGAGATGACATTTATATGTACAG AGGTGAGAAGGCATTTTGCAGTTTCAATTGCCACTCAGAGGAAATTTTTGGTGAGGATGAGACAGAGAAAACTTATGATAATTCGCCCAAAAGCTCTTCCATGTCCAGCTACCATGAAGATCTTTTTCTAACCAGTATGCCCATTGCAATGTAA